One window of Sphingobacteriales bacterium genomic DNA carries:
- a CDS encoding bifunctional molybdenum cofactor biosynthesis protein MoaC/MoaB: MIDITNKIKTHRSAIAQAIVTVSKQETIEAILNKTVPKGDVFEASRIAGLFAVKRTSDMIPDCHPLPIEAAMIRHRIEGLEIMIETEVHTIYRTGVEVEAMHGASVVALTIYDMLKPIDKEIEINHIKLLSKKGGKSQYTDKLKRALTIAVIVCSDSVSSGKKTDQSGRAIISKLEGLNLKVKEYTTIPDEAEVIQKKVLSLCESNFDLIIFTGGTGLTSRDITPEAIRPLLDREIPGIGETARNYGQSQMPYAMLSRSLAGMKGNTLILALPGSTRGAQESMDALFPYVLHIFKIMEYSGHETP, from the coding sequence ATGATTGATATTACTAACAAAATCAAAACCCACCGGTCGGCAATAGCTCAGGCAATAGTTACCGTTAGTAAACAGGAAACTATTGAAGCTATCCTTAACAAGACTGTTCCAAAAGGAGATGTATTTGAAGCGAGCCGGATTGCCGGGCTTTTTGCCGTTAAAAGGACCTCAGATATGATTCCCGATTGCCACCCTCTTCCGATTGAAGCAGCAATGATCAGACATCGCATTGAAGGGCTGGAAATTATGATTGAAACTGAAGTACACACAATTTATAGAACAGGAGTAGAAGTTGAAGCCATGCATGGAGCTTCGGTCGTAGCATTGACCATCTATGATATGTTAAAGCCCATTGATAAAGAAATTGAAATCAACCATATTAAATTGCTTAGCAAGAAAGGAGGTAAATCTCAATATACCGACAAGTTAAAACGAGCTTTAACTATAGCAGTTATCGTTTGTTCTGACTCTGTATCTTCAGGAAAAAAAACAGACCAATCCGGGAGGGCTATAATATCAAAGTTGGAAGGACTGAATTTAAAGGTCAAAGAATACACAACGATCCCCGATGAAGCAGAGGTCATTCAAAAAAAGGTGCTATCCTTATGCGAAAGCAATTTTGACTTAATTATTTTTACCGGTGGGACAGGATTGACTTCCAGAGATATAACACCGGAAGCCATACGTCCTTTGCTTGACCGTGAAATACCCGGTATAGGTGAAACAGCCAGAAACTACGGACAATCACAAATGCCTTATGCTATGCTGTCAAGAAGCCTTGCCGGAATGAAAGGAAATACTTTGATTCTTGCACTCCCCGGTTCTACCCGGGGAGCGCAAGAAAGTATGGATGCTTTGTTCCCTTATGTTCTCCACATTTTTAAAATTATGGAATATTCGGGACATGAAACACCTTGA
- a CDS encoding gliding motility-associated C-terminal domain-containing protein, translating to MSASTTTPGVATYQWSGPNGFTSTAQNPVLSGITAAMAGDYTVTITIGGCSSAPATTTVVINPAPNATASNNGPVCPGGNVNLTASTTTPGIATYQWTGPNGFTSTTANPTINGISAAQLGTYTVIITVNGCASLPATTDIVQQSPPLATASNNGPACLGGSITLNGSTTTPGAATYNWSGPNGFSSTQQNPVINPATAAVAGVYSVTVTIGGCASLPATTNVVVNTLPTATAGNNGPVCAGAALNLTGSTSTSGTTITYAWSGPNSFSSTQQNPVINPASAANAGTYTLIVTVDGCASNPVTTDVVITPSPNLTAGNNGPACIGQPITLSATTTTPGTATYNWSGPNGFTSTQQNPMLAGVTATTAGAYSVTVTINGCSSLPATTNVVVTPQPNATATNSGACSGGMLTLNGATTTPGTSIGYSWTGPNGFTSAVQNPVINPVTAANAGVYTLIITVDGCPSLAVTTTVIVNNGPVATVALTATICNTIAAGSSLDFNSLITGGDFGGIWTDVSGSGASGTLPFLNFNGAVPGNYTFSYTTNSAIPPCTETTYFTTVVVEDCTCPSVAIAVPSPLCNDSGILDLLTLQITAEPGTWAVTGTPPGVSPAAITGNILDAVNADPGTYQITFTLNTPPPAGCPAFSTQNLIVSDAVFAGSNNLINVCNNDPAPLDLNTLLIGADSGGTWQLAGFSPVPNPGSFNAATGVLFLTGQTAGTYTFNYTLTTSAPCTNSIASIAVVVSNQPVANVMTPPLVCNTASGGSTLNLNTLLPVGTSAGVWTDNLGVTVSNPNLNFDGFAPGGYAYTYTTTTAVAPCTNISSNITVTVEDCACPSVALNPPPALCNSTGSLDLTTIQVTTQPGSWTITSIPPGATNPASITGTVFNAAGATPGTYQITFTLSTVPAAGCPPSSTQNIFVAAAPNSGTGGTTTVCNTQLTPVVLSDLLTGASGGGAWSLTSGTAQPGSFNAATGQFNPNGHTPVTLTFTYTLTGNPPCANATTSVTVTVGNAPNAGTSGTLDVCNTQTTPIILTDILTGEDTGGTWTLSSGVAAPGSFNAAAGTFNPDSHPLTTLVFTYTVPAAGACAAATSTATVNVFDAPSTGTAANLQVCNNQPALINLFAQLTGEDTGGNWTITGGTPDAGAFDPASGSFAPNNHTPGLYSFTYSIAASGLCPASSSEVQVEVFAQPSATVTPNANVCNLSADGSILNLDALVTAGNTTGNWVETSGSGVSLANTSAVDFNGIGAGTYTFTYNLPATAPCTNPAYLVSVLVQDCSCPSVAFNQPPDICNDLGTIDLSTLLITTQPGTWSITSVPAGSTNPAFLVGSTFAGFGADAGAYTITYTLTTAPPAGCLPSASANLLVVNAVSAGTATDLQVCNNSTTIIDLNSLLTGESTGGVWSVVSGLPDAGSFNAAAATFNPDGHTAGDLTFAYTVTAAAPCADDVETVTVSISDAVSAGVGGSLGLCNNTPTILDLFGLLGGASTGGTWANTSGVADAGAFDPIAGTFDPNGHSAGIFTFTYTVSGAAPCVDDSEDIVITINTALNAGTDISIDVCNDAGSAVNLFTQLTGADLGGTWSLAVGSPNTPGGTSFNAIAGTFNPAGQTAGAYIFTYTQPAVGDCNAVSADVTVNVSTSVSSTLVAGDDICNASADGSVLNFSNFILSGNTTGTWTDTDGSGVNLTDPTSVDFNGVAPSTYTFTYTIGGSGGCLPVSYTVEIVVEDCACPSVATTPPTALCNSAAILNLSTLQITTQPGTWSITTIPAGATNPATLTGTNFDATGSTPGTYTVNFTLDTPPPAGCPTSSSQNIVVNAAVIVGSDNSLDVCNDTAAPVDLNSLLAGANPGGVWSVLSGSPNVGTVNLAAGTFNTNGHPAGTFQFQYTITGTGTGFCATDAATITVNISAAQQAVITSTANICNLSADGSILDFTSLITSGITTGTWSDTGGSGVNLTNLAAVDFNGIASGDYVFTYTLNATAPCSDFTGTVTITVEDCSCPSVATLAPADLCNDNATLDLSTLQVTTEAGTWSLTGLPVGSNPATLTGTIFNATGFDAGDYELTFTLNTAPPVGCPSTSVETLTVQDAPEAGSGGAQTVCNSTGNDVNLADLLTGADLAGTWAVQSGSPQGGSFNAVAGTFNPDSQTPGIYEFSYTVNGTAPCVNSIATVTITVEDCNCITPPTPSIVAGDINICAGDINSTAFEVTTAPNTIVNWYDAAVGGNLLGTGLTFTPTTAGQYFAEAVNNPDDGCQSVRIEFLLIENPVPVAAYLAPANACLGLDNSITFNGTAGPSAIYEWDFGSAGTQTGSGPLSVVWNVPGNESISLVVTENGCTHQVSTSVYVSGVTATATADPLTALAGTTINLTATGTNSGGEDLTYSWSSNSGTLSCTDCPNPTTNMESNTTYTVTITNEFGCFGIASVNTVLLLPPEIENAVLIPNAFSPNEDAVNDIFRLAGINVEEFELRVYNRFGEEVFFITSTNLSEGWDGTFRGKQQEIGTYAYKALVRFMDGEEKIMKGNVTLIR from the coding sequence TTGTCGGCAAGTACAACCACACCGGGCGTAGCAACTTATCAATGGAGCGGGCCAAACGGATTTACCTCCACTGCTCAAAATCCGGTTCTCAGCGGAATAACTGCGGCTATGGCCGGTGACTATACCGTTACCATTACAATAGGGGGATGTAGTTCTGCTCCGGCAACGACGACTGTTGTTATAAATCCTGCACCAAATGCAACTGCAAGCAATAATGGGCCGGTTTGTCCGGGTGGGAATGTCAACTTAACTGCTTCCACCACTACACCGGGTATTGCCACCTACCAATGGACCGGGCCAAATGGATTTACTTCTACAACCGCCAACCCCACTATAAATGGAATCAGCGCTGCGCAGTTAGGCACATATACTGTCATTATCACGGTAAATGGCTGCGCCTCTTTGCCTGCCACGACAGATATTGTTCAACAAAGCCCTCCTTTAGCCACAGCATCCAATAACGGTCCTGCCTGTTTAGGTGGAAGTATTACACTAAACGGAAGCACAACAACACCCGGAGCAGCTACCTATAACTGGTCGGGACCAAACGGTTTCAGTTCTACCCAACAAAATCCGGTCATCAATCCGGCAACTGCGGCTGTTGCAGGAGTTTATTCTGTTACAGTAACCATCGGAGGTTGTGCTTCTTTGCCCGCTACGACCAATGTTGTTGTTAATACCCTTCCAACTGCAACAGCCGGCAATAATGGCCCGGTATGTGCAGGAGCAGCTTTAAATTTAACCGGTTCGACCTCTACCTCTGGCACCACGATTACTTATGCCTGGAGCGGACCCAACAGTTTTAGTTCAACACAGCAAAATCCGGTCATCAATCCGGCTTCAGCCGCAAATGCCGGCACTTATACTTTAATTGTAACGGTGGACGGTTGCGCTTCTAATCCTGTTACAACTGATGTGGTTATAACTCCATCACCCAACCTGACAGCCGGCAACAATGGGCCGGCCTGTATCGGGCAACCCATTACTTTATCAGCTACAACAACTACACCCGGAACTGCAACCTACAATTGGTCCGGGCCAAACGGGTTTACTTCAACTCAACAAAATCCGATGCTGGCAGGTGTAACAGCAACCACTGCCGGAGCATATTCCGTAACAGTTACCATTAATGGTTGCTCTTCGCTTCCAGCTACCACGAATGTAGTGGTTACCCCTCAACCCAATGCAACAGCAACCAATTCAGGAGCCTGCTCAGGGGGGATGCTGACATTAAACGGGGCTACCACCACGCCGGGAACAAGTATCGGGTACTCATGGACAGGACCTAACGGATTTACTTCGGCGGTTCAAAATCCGGTGATCAATCCGGTAACTGCCGCAAATGCTGGAGTCTATACCCTGATTATTACGGTAGATGGTTGTCCGTCTTTAGCCGTTACAACTACTGTTATCGTCAATAATGGGCCCGTAGCAACGGTTGCTCTTACAGCTACTATATGTAATACTATTGCAGCGGGTTCATCGTTAGACTTCAATAGTCTGATTACCGGAGGTGATTTCGGAGGTATCTGGACAGATGTTTCCGGTTCCGGTGCATCGGGCACCTTGCCCTTTTTAAATTTCAATGGAGCAGTACCCGGAAACTATACTTTCAGCTATACCACCAACAGTGCTATTCCGCCCTGTACAGAAACGACTTATTTTACTACGGTTGTAGTAGAGGATTGCACCTGCCCAAGCGTTGCCATTGCAGTTCCATCTCCCTTATGTAATGATTCGGGAATTTTAGATTTATTGACCCTGCAAATTACGGCTGAACCCGGTACCTGGGCAGTTACAGGCACTCCTCCCGGAGTAAGTCCGGCAGCAATAACAGGAAACATACTTGATGCGGTAAATGCCGATCCCGGTACTTATCAAATTACATTTACCTTAAACACGCCTCCACCGGCAGGATGTCCGGCATTTTCGACGCAAAATTTAATCGTGAGTGATGCGGTTTTTGCCGGCTCAAACAACCTGATTAATGTTTGTAATAATGACCCTGCTCCTTTGGATTTAAACACCCTCCTGATAGGTGCGGATTCAGGTGGAACCTGGCAACTGGCAGGATTTAGTCCTGTTCCAAACCCCGGTTCTTTTAATGCTGCAACCGGTGTTTTGTTTTTAACCGGGCAAACAGCAGGCACTTATACCTTCAATTATACCCTGACCACTTCAGCCCCATGTACCAATAGTATAGCAAGTATTGCAGTGGTAGTGAGCAATCAGCCTGTTGCCAATGTAATGACCCCACCCTTGGTTTGTAATACTGCGTCCGGAGGCTCTACGCTGAACCTGAACACGCTTTTACCGGTTGGAACTTCAGCAGGTGTTTGGACAGATAATCTGGGAGTAACGGTGTCTAATCCCAATCTTAATTTTGACGGATTTGCTCCGGGAGGTTATGCTTATACTTATACAACGACTACGGCTGTTGCTCCTTGTACGAATATTTCATCCAATATTACCGTTACGGTAGAAGATTGTGCATGTCCAAGTGTTGCCCTCAATCCCCCTCCTGCTTTATGTAACAGCACCGGCAGTTTGGATTTAACAACCATTCAGGTAACAACCCAACCTGGTTCATGGACGATTACTTCAATTCCTCCCGGTGCGACCAATCCGGCAAGTATCACAGGAACAGTATTTAATGCGGCAGGAGCAACACCCGGTACCTACCAAATCACCTTTACCCTATCCACTGTCCCTGCTGCCGGATGCCCACCTTCGTCCACTCAAAACATATTTGTAGCGGCAGCCCCCAATTCCGGTACAGGAGGTACTACAACGGTCTGTAATACACAGTTAACACCGGTTGTTTTAAGCGATTTGCTTACAGGTGCAAGCGGAGGGGGTGCATGGTCTTTAACTTCAGGAACAGCCCAACCCGGTTCTTTCAATGCCGCTACCGGACAGTTTAATCCAAATGGACATACTCCCGTAACGCTTACATTTACCTATACCCTAACAGGCAATCCGCCCTGTGCAAATGCAACTACTTCTGTTACTGTAACAGTCGGTAATGCGCCAAATGCAGGCACCTCGGGAACGCTGGATGTATGTAATACTCAAACTACCCCGATAATTTTAACAGATATTCTTACTGGTGAGGATACTGGAGGAACCTGGACATTGAGTTCCGGAGTAGCTGCACCCGGTTCCTTTAATGCCGCTGCCGGTACGTTTAATCCCGATTCTCATCCATTAACAACTTTAGTGTTTACTTATACGGTTCCGGCAGCAGGTGCCTGTGCTGCAGCTACTTCCACAGCAACCGTAAATGTTTTTGATGCGCCATCAACAGGAACCGCCGCCAACCTTCAGGTTTGCAACAATCAACCGGCTTTGATCAACTTGTTCGCTCAATTGACCGGAGAAGACACGGGAGGCAACTGGACTATTACCGGAGGCACTCCCGATGCCGGTGCGTTTGACCCTGCCTCAGGTTCTTTTGCGCCTAATAACCATACTCCGGGATTGTATAGTTTCACTTATTCTATTGCTGCTTCAGGGCTTTGCCCGGCATCAAGTTCCGAAGTTCAGGTTGAGGTATTCGCACAACCTTCTGCAACAGTTACTCCTAATGCCAATGTTTGCAATTTAAGTGCAGACGGATCTATTCTCAATCTTGATGCCTTAGTAACTGCCGGCAATACTACCGGTAATTGGGTAGAAACTTCAGGAAGCGGGGTTAGTTTAGCCAATACTTCGGCGGTTGATTTTAATGGCATTGGAGCAGGTACTTATACCTTTACTTATAACCTGCCGGCAACCGCACCATGTACCAATCCTGCTTACCTTGTTAGTGTTTTGGTTCAGGATTGCAGTTGTCCGAGTGTGGCATTCAACCAACCACCTGATATTTGTAATGACCTGGGTACAATAGACCTCAGTACCCTCCTGATAACAACACAACCAGGTACCTGGAGTATTACTTCTGTTCCTGCCGGAAGCACCAACCCCGCATTTTTGGTAGGCAGTACCTTCGCAGGATTTGGAGCGGATGCCGGAGCATATACTATCACTTATACACTGACCACAGCACCTCCTGCCGGATGTCTGCCTTCAGCAAGTGCAAATTTATTGGTAGTAAATGCAGTAAGTGCCGGAACAGCAACGGATTTACAAGTTTGTAACAATTCAACAACTATTATTGATTTGAACAGTCTTTTAACCGGAGAATCAACGGGAGGCGTTTGGTCGGTTGTTTCAGGTTTACCGGATGCAGGCTCATTTAATGCGGCTGCTGCCACCTTTAATCCGGATGGTCATACAGCGGGTGACCTTACTTTTGCATATACTGTTACAGCAGCAGCACCATGTGCTGACGATGTAGAAACTGTAACTGTCAGCATTTCAGATGCAGTCAGTGCCGGAGTTGGCGGAAGTTTAGGGTTGTGCAACAATACTCCCACCATACTTGACTTATTCGGATTATTAGGCGGAGCATCTACCGGAGGCACCTGGGCAAACACATCGGGTGTTGCAGATGCAGGGGCATTTGACCCGATTGCAGGAACTTTTGACCCTAACGGTCATTCCGCAGGGATATTTACTTTTACCTATACCGTAAGTGGAGCAGCACCTTGTGTTGATGACAGTGAAGATATCGTCATTACAATTAACACTGCATTAAATGCCGGAACCGATATAAGTATAGATGTCTGTAACGATGCTGGTTCTGCAGTTAATTTATTCACACAGTTAACAGGTGCTGATCTGGGTGGAACCTGGTCGCTCGCAGTAGGAAGCCCAAACACTCCTGGTGGAACATCTTTTAATGCAATTGCCGGAACATTTAATCCGGCAGGTCAGACGGCAGGAGCATATATTTTTACTTATACCCAACCTGCCGTTGGCGACTGCAACGCTGTTTCTGCCGATGTTACTGTAAATGTCAGTACTTCTGTTTCTTCAACACTTGTTGCCGGTGATGATATCTGCAATGCCTCGGCTGATGGTTCTGTACTTAACTTTTCGAATTTTATTTTGTCAGGAAACACTACCGGAACATGGACAGATACAGACGGATCAGGAGTGAATTTAACCGACCCAACCTCTGTTGATTTTAACGGAGTTGCCCCTTCTACCTATACTTTTACATATACCATAGGAGGTAGTGGCGGTTGTCTCCCTGTTTCATATACCGTTGAAATAGTCGTCGAAGACTGCGCCTGCCCAAGTGTGGCTACTACCCCACCAACAGCCTTATGCAACTCTGCGGCAATTCTAAATTTATCAACACTGCAAATTACTACACAACCGGGAACCTGGAGCATAACGACTATTCCTGCCGGAGCAACCAATCCGGCAACATTGACAGGAACTAACTTTGATGCTACAGGATCAACTCCCGGTACTTATACAGTTAATTTTACACTTGATACTCCTCCTCCGGCAGGCTGTCCCACCTCATCTTCACAAAATATTGTAGTTAATGCTGCGGTAATTGTTGGCTCTGACAATAGCCTTGATGTTTGTAATGATACGGCCGCCCCTGTTGATTTGAACAGTCTTTTAGCCGGTGCAAATCCCGGAGGAGTTTGGTCTGTACTGTCGGGCAGCCCGAATGTTGGAACTGTTAACTTAGCCGCCGGAACATTTAATACAAATGGACATCCGGCAGGGACTTTCCAGTTTCAATATACCATCACCGGTACAGGCACGGGTTTCTGTGCCACCGATGCAGCTACTATAACCGTAAACATATCAGCAGCTCAACAGGCAGTTATCACCTCTACGGCTAATATTTGTAATCTCAGTGCAGACGGGTCAATTTTAGATTTCACTTCATTGATAACTTCAGGGATTACAACCGGAACCTGGTCAGATACCGGAGGTTCAGGAGTAAATTTAACCAACCTCGCAGCTGTTGATTTTAACGGTATTGCATCAGGAGACTATGTCTTTACCTATACCTTAAATGCAACAGCCCCTTGTTCTGATTTTACAGGTACTGTAACCATAACTGTTGAAGATTGCAGTTGCCCAAGTGTCGCAACCTTAGCACCTGCTGACCTTTGTAATGATAACGCAACCCTTGACTTGTCAACCCTGCAAGTTACAACCGAAGCAGGAACCTGGAGTTTGACCGGATTACCCGTAGGTTCTAATCCTGCAACTTTGACGGGAACAATTTTTAATGCTACCGGCTTTGATGCAGGAGATTATGAATTGACATTTACACTCAATACCGCCCCACCGGTAGGTTGTCCATCAACATCCGTTGAAACGTTGACTGTTCAAGATGCACCTGAGGCAGGTTCCGGCGGAGCTCAGACCGTTTGCAACAGCACAGGCAATGATGTTAACTTAGCAGATTTGCTGACAGGTGCTGATTTAGCAGGAACTTGGGCGGTACAGTCAGGTAGCCCGCAAGGAGGTTCGTTTAATGCCGTTGCAGGTACTTTTAACCCGGATTCTCAGACACCCGGAATTTATGAGTTTTCATATACCGTAAATGGTACGGCTCCATGTGTAAACAGTATTGCAACGGTTACAATCACTGTAGAAGATTGCAATTGTATTACCCCTCCCACCCCAAGTATTGTTGCCGGTGATATCAATATTTGTGCCGGCGATATAAACAGTACCGCTTTTGAAGTAACCACAGCACCTAATACCATCGTAAACTGGTATGATGCTGCAGTAGGCGGTAACTTGTTGGGAACGGGCTTGACATTTACTCCCACGACTGCAGGCCAATACTTTGCAGAAGCAGTAAACAATCCGGATGATGGATGTCAGAGTGTAAGGATAGAGTTTTTACTGATCGAAAATCCCGTGCCTGTTGCGGCTTATTTAGCTCCGGCAAATGCTTGTTTGGGTCTTGACAATAGCATTACATTTAACGGAACTGCAGGTCCAAGCGCAATTTATGAATGGGATTTTGGAAGCGCAGGAACCCAAACAGGTTCTGGTCCGTTGTCAGTCGTTTGGAATGTTCCCGGAAATGAATCAATTTCTCTGGTAGTTACAGAAAATGGTTGCACACATCAGGTTAGTACAAGTGTTTATGTTTCTGGTGTAACTGCAACCGCAACTGCCGACCCATTAACAGCCTTAGCCGGAACAACAATTAACCTGACTGCGACCGGAACAAACTCCGGTGGTGAAGATTTGACGTACTCATGGTCTTCTAATTCCGGAACCTTAAGTTGTACAGATTGTCCTAATCCAACAACAAACATGGAAAGCAATACAACATATACGGTAACCATCACAAACGAATTTGGCTGTTTCGGTATCGCCTCTGTCAATACCGTACTGTTACTTCCACCTGAAATTGAAAATGCAGTTTTAATTCCAAATGCTTTTTCTCCGAATGAAGATGCAGTTAACGACATATTTCGTTTAGCCGGTATTAATGTTGAAGAATTTGAACTCAGGGTTTATAACCGGTTTGGTGAAGAAGTATTTTTCATAACTTCAACAAACTTGTCTGAAGGATGGGACGGAACATTCAGAGGTAAACAACAAGAGATTGGAACCTATGCATACAAGGCCCTGGTCAGATTTATGGATGGTGAAGAAAAAATCATGAAAGGCAATGTAACTTTAATCAGGTAA
- the can gene encoding carbonate dehydratase: MNQYEILLLENKAWARERKIEDPEFFERLVNVQSPKFLWIGCSDSRVPPNEITQTKPGEIFIHRNIANLVVHTDLNMLSVLQYAVEVLEVEHVIVCGHYGCGGVKAALSRKSFGLIDQWLRHIKDVYIANKIEVDTKKTEEQKLNRLIELNIIDQVHNLAETSIIQEAWFRHQRPHLHGWVYDLRDGIINPLTDLPPNTHLDSEIYEYDNLS; the protein is encoded by the coding sequence ATGAATCAGTATGAAATATTGCTATTAGAGAATAAGGCCTGGGCAAGAGAAAGAAAGATTGAAGATCCGGAATTTTTTGAAAGATTAGTCAACGTTCAATCGCCAAAGTTTTTGTGGATAGGTTGTTCTGACAGTCGGGTGCCTCCTAATGAAATCACTCAAACCAAGCCCGGAGAGATTTTTATCCATCGTAACATTGCTAATTTAGTAGTTCATACCGACCTCAATATGCTGAGTGTGCTTCAATATGCAGTTGAAGTACTTGAAGTTGAGCATGTTATTGTTTGTGGTCATTATGGTTGCGGCGGAGTAAAAGCTGCACTTTCCCGCAAATCATTTGGTTTGATTGACCAATGGCTTCGTCACATCAAAGATGTTTACATAGCCAATAAAATTGAAGTAGATACTAAAAAAACGGAGGAACAAAAACTTAACCGATTGATTGAACTGAATATTATTGATCAGGTTCATAACCTTGCAGAAACTTCAATTATTCAGGAGGCATGGTTTAGGCATCAACGACCACACTTGCATGGTTGGGTGTATGATCTAAGGGATGGCATCATCAACCCTTTAACTGACTTACCTCCAAACACACATCTCGATAGCGAAATTTACGAATACGATAACTTGTCTTAA
- a CDS encoding molybdenum cofactor biosynthesis protein MoaE: MSEKKIKKAFIEGPISPSFIGDSIEKHSSKKEIGAHSIFLGQVRNDIIEGKSVAGIEYTAYPEMAEEKFHEIREDAFKSFQLTCLHIYHSLGIVAAGEISLFVFTSSTHRKSAIEACSYIVDRIKQEVPIWGKELFHDHSYIWKKNS, from the coding sequence ATGAGCGAAAAAAAAATTAAAAAGGCTTTTATAGAAGGTCCTATTTCCCCGTCTTTTATTGGTGATTCAATTGAAAAACACAGTTCGAAAAAAGAGATTGGCGCACATAGTATTTTTTTAGGGCAAGTCAGAAATGATATCATAGAAGGAAAATCAGTTGCAGGTATTGAATATACCGCTTATCCTGAAATGGCAGAGGAAAAGTTTCATGAAATCAGAGAAGATGCCTTTAAAAGCTTTCAGTTAACCTGCTTACATATTTATCACAGTCTCGGAATAGTAGCCGCGGGAGAAATCAGCCTGTTTGTTTTCACCTCTTCCACGCATCGCAAATCTGCAATTGAAGCTTGTTCTTACATAGTTGATCGCATTAAACAGGAAGTGCCTATTTGGGGAAAAGAACTTTTTCACGACCATAGTTATATCTGGAAAAAAAACTCCTGA